Proteins co-encoded in one Malus domestica chromosome 09, GDT2T_hap1 genomic window:
- the LOC139188108 gene encoding uncharacterized protein: protein MADDIFGEDFLNLEATHQKEGFEEGYRDGLVAGKEEAKPTGVKTGFEVGEELGFYRGCVDVWNSAIRVDPTRFTHRVQKAVRQMEEMIEKYPIMEPEDESVGDVMEALRLKFRAVCASLGVKLEYKGYPKGASEATETSF, encoded by the coding sequence ATGGCGGATGACATCTTCGGCGAAGATTTTCTGAATTTGGAAGCGACCCACCAAAAGGAAGGTTTCGAGGAAGGCTACAGAGACGGCTTGGTCGCTGGAAAGGAGGAGGCGAAGCCGACGGGTGTCAAAACCGGGTTCGAGGTGGGCGAGGAGCTCGGGTTCTACAGGGGATGCGTGGATGTTTGGAACTCCGCGATCCGGGTCGACCCAACCCGGTTCACGCACCGGGTACAGAAGGCGGTGAGGCAGATGGAGGAGATGATTGAGAAGTACCCGATCATGGAACCGGAGGACGAGAGCGTCGGGGATGTGATGGAGGCTCTGAGGTTGAAGTTCCGGGCGGTTTGTGCTTCGTTGGGTGTGAAATTGGAGTATAAGGGGTACCCAAAAGGTGCTTCTGAGGCTACGGAGACGTCATTTTGA
- the LOC103442537 gene encoding formiminotransferase cyclodeaminase-like protein, producing MLKSMLGCCKVYISESRNRAALESVERAAKLFSEAPIVNKFEDETYNRVGYTLVSTLAPKPSVDPSPLKMAVLAMVKAAFETIDLESHCGSHPRLGVVDHICFHPLLGASLEQVAGVANSLAAEVGSSLQVPTFLYGAAHEEGRTLDSVRRELGYFKPNSSGEQWVGGPKSDYLALKPDKGPPQVTQGRGVIVIGATRWVDNYNVPVISTDIAAVRRIAKRVSGRGGGLASVQAMALAHGESIIEVACNLLEPEKVRGDRVQLEVERLAKEEGMRVGKGYFTDFSQERLIESYLKSDFSTNKMCF from the exons ATGTTGAAGTCGATGCTTGGTTGCTGCAAGGTTTACATATCCGAAAGCAGAAACAGGGCAGCGCTGGAATCAGTCGAACGGGCTGCTAAGCTTTTCTCGGAAGCACCGATTGTGAATAAGTTCGAAGATGAAACGTACAACAGAGTTGGTTACACACTTGTCTCTACGTTGGCTCCAAAGCCGTCTGTAGATCCTAGTCCTTTGAAGATGGCAGTGCTTGCCATGGTCAAGGCTGCTTTCGAAACAATTGATCTCGAGTCACATTGTGGAAGTCATCCGCGGCTCGGAGTTGTGGATCATATATGCTTTCATCCCCTTCTCGGTGCTTCTTTGGAGCAAGTGGCTGGTGTTGCAAACTCTTTGGCTGCAGAAGTTGGCTCTAGTCTTCAAG TTCCTACTTTTCTCTATGGAGCTGCCCATGAAGAGGGAAGAACGCTTGATTCAGTCAGAAGAGAGTTAGGTTATTTCAAGCCGAATTCTAGCGGAGAACAATGGGTTGGGGGACCGAAATCAGATTACTTGGCGCTGAAGCCGGACAAGGGTCCCCCTCAAGTGACTCAAGGAAGGGGTGTCATTGTGATTGGAGCAACCCGGTGGGTTGATAACTATAATGTCCCGGTCATCTCTACTGATATTGCTGCTGTTCGTAGAATTGCAAAACGAGTGAGTGGCAGGGGAGGCGGACTTGCTTCGGTCCAAGCCATGGCACTTGCGCACGGTGAATCCATCATCGAAGTCGCTTGCAATTTGTTGGAACCAGAGAAGGTGCGAGGAGATAGGGTTCAACTTGAAGTTGAGAGGCTTGCAAAGGAAGAGGGTATGAGAGTTGGGAAAGGCTACTTCACTGATTTTTCTCAGGAAAGATTAATTGAAAGTTACTTGAAGTCGGATTTCAGTACAAACAAAATGTGTTTCTAG
- the LOC103442538 gene encoding uncharacterized protein: MGMGSYNNHSKGNGSGGSGSGGSRGNGKSYGLMLVLAFGAALLGVLLLHKLRERRIFNLLLKEKDSDLLSLHHLLQTERDYTKELRRKNEEIKAKLYPIRTQKMELDRRISELKSTIGSLKEELQTLEAVLEEKQSEIKVLRLKLNADNGNPQAMELVETLKSKEAEIEDLKHQVEDLVKVRSVSTDDPSNSLVNLIMYDSVSGKEKTEIAEKKEEGDRLQESTGNKDIAETISGAHGNGNKSIGREDQIGNGERETDRRETNGGTEEVEKITNTTGKDGGFVTGAKETNIASEAETITNTTGKDVDHEVYDGEENKITRNGHVGNIENSEPGEKQKLYATPKGGDRQKKWRLVTRNRRLENRGNLENDGVGSVRSRKFFEDDQAGLMGREDEAGSNRKLAGDHLINSSDVKGLELQNSENTEELKNKLARVNTSKVNGKFDSVTHNDRKQKVEVGESEEHEARSIQQQNLYSKDTKKLEDSDEEMNTADPQDSDLEVADAEEQETDATDDNIFDESGSGLEEDKEEYREEIDESEF; encoded by the exons ATGGGAATGGGATCTTATAACAATCACAGCAAGGGGAATGGAAGTGGTGGCAGCGGCAGCGGCGGCAGCAGAGGGAATGGGAAGTCATATGGATTGATGTTGGTGTTGGCATTCGGGGCAGCGCTGCTCGGAGTGTTGCTCCTCCACAAGCTCAGGGAGCGGCGCATCTTCAACCTCCTCCTCAAAGAGAAAGACTCCGACCTTCTTTCCCTTCACCACCTCCTCCAG ACGGAGAGAGACTACACCAAAGAATTGAGAAGGAAGAACGAAGAGATTAAAGCAAAGCTATACCCAATTAGAACCCAGAAGATGGAGCTTGACAGGAGAATCTCGGAGCTGAAATCCACCATTGGTTCGCTTAAAGAGGAACTACAGACCCTGGAGGCTGTGCTCGAGGAGAAGCAAAGTGAAATCAAGGTGCTGAGACTGAAACTGAATGCCGATAATGGAAATCCACAAGCGATGGAATTGGTAGAAACCTTGAAGAGCAAGGAAGCTGAAATTGAGGATCTGAAACACCAGGTTGAAGATCTGGTTAAGGTCAGGTCGGTGAGCACTGATGatccatcaaattcacttgtaaATTTGATAATGTATGACAGTGTGTCGGGAAAAGAGAAAACAGAGATCGCTGAGAAAAAAGAAGAGGGTGATCGATTGCAGGAATCCACCGGAAACAAGGACATCGCGGAAACAATTTCAGGTGCGCATGGAAATGGGAATAAGTCCATTGGTCGAGAAGATCAAATTGGgaatggagagagagaaactgaTAGGAGGGAAACGAATGGTGGCACAGAAGAAGTTGAGAAGATTACTAACACAACAGGAAAAGATGGTGGTTTTGTCACTGGTGCTAAAGAAACTAATATTGCAAGTGAGGCTGAGACAATTACCAACACGACCGGGAAAGATGTTGATCATGAAGTATATGATGGTGAAGAAAATAAGATCACAAGAAACGGGCATGTTGGAAACATTGAAAACTCTGAACCAGGCGAGAAGCAGAAACTTTATGCGACTCCTAAAGGTGGCGACAGACAGAAGAAATGGAGATTAGTGACTCGAAACAGGAGGCTGGAGAATAGGGGAAATCTTGAGAACGACGGAGTGGGAAGTGTGAGAAGCAGAAAATTCTTCGAAGATGATCAGGCTGGGTTAATGGGAAGAGAAGATGAAGCAGGTTCAAACAGGAAACTAGCAGGGGATCACCTCATTAATTCGTCAGATGTCAAAGGTTTGGAGCTTCAAAACTCTGAAAACACCGAAGAGCTGAAGAACAAGCTTGCCCGCGTCAACACAAGCAAAGTAAATGGTAAATTCGACAGCGTAACACATAATGATAGAAAACAAAAAGTTGAAGTTGGAGAGTCGGAAGAGCACGAAGCCAGAAGCATCCAACAACAGAACCTGTACAGCAAGGATACCAAGAAACTGGAAGATAGTGATGAAGAAATGAACACTGCCGATCCACAGGACTCGGATTTGGAAGTTGCGGATGCGGAGGAACAAGAAACAGACGCGACCGATGATAATATCTTTGACGAATCTGGTTCCGGTTTGGAAGAAGATAAAGAAGAGTACAGGGAGGAAATCGACGAGTCTGAGTTTTAG